In Portunus trituberculatus isolate SZX2019 chromosome 36, ASM1759143v1, whole genome shotgun sequence, one DNA window encodes the following:
- the LOC123513745 gene encoding cancer-related nucleoside-triphosphatase homolog: MTSSYRHVALMGPPGVGKTTFIKKVVDRLQEGGLTCQGFYTEEVRREGSRTGFDVVTLEGQRGILSRVSPEDSGRHGPRVGKYAVDVASFESLALPALHTELSRPAVLVLDEVGKMEMFSEDFVKGVRQAISSPSSTILATIPIPKGKPIPLVEEIRRNHSFLVVHLTRSNRDDPTLQEKIMNILRASLKI; encoded by the exons ATGACTTCCTCCTACAGGCACGTGGCTCTAATGGGTCCGCCAG GTGTGGGCAAAACAACCTTCATAAAAAAGGTTGTGGATCGCCTGCAGGAGGGCGGACTGACCTGCCAGGGCTTCTACACGGAGGAGGTACGACGGGAAGGCTCTCGGACTGGCTTTGACGTGGTCACCTTGGAGGGCCAGCGAGGCATTCTGTCtagagtgag ccctgaGGATAGTGGTCGCCATGGCCCCCGTGTTGGCAAGTATGCTGTTGATGTAGCAAGCTTTGAGTCACTGGCCCTTCCTGCCCTCCACACTGAG CTGTCCAGGCCGGCAGTGTTAGTGCTGGACGAGGTCGGGAAGATGGAGATGTTTAGCGAAGACTTTGTGAAGGGGGTGCGGCAGGCCATCTCCAGCCCTTCCTCCACCATCCTGGCCACCATCCCCATCCCCAAGGGCAAGCCTATACCGTTGGTGGAGGAGATCAGGCGGAACCACAGCTTTCTAGTGGTGCAT CTGACGCGATCTAACAGGGACGATCCAACACTGCAGGAGAAGATTATGAACATTTTAAGAGCCTCCCTCAAGATTTGA